A single genomic interval of Gloeomargarita sp. SKYB120 harbors:
- a CDS encoding ABC transporter ATP-binding protein/permease: protein MTNRVPAPMETFNFDRRLWRRFIKIAQPYFYPLEPRLSFWAFAGLLGVLLVTVVCVAFFVVVGATLAGQALAPEMVNKYAGGLVKQVQKLVASPALAWAIGGLVFSGVCFGLAHRAVLPRWRQWLLLGLLLFLSFAVNGANVSLSYIFRFIDTALGAKDQPTFWLNLTLYGVLIIAAIPILVGYRYIRLKLGLFWREWLTHHFLQEYLSHRSYYELDSNSSHTEIDNPDQRISEDIRSFTSVTLSFLLDILDTVLTLLSFTAILYSISKPLTWGLIVYATVGTVIAVLAGRRLIKINYDQLRYEADFRYGLVHVRDNAESIAFYRGEPQELQQVTRRFAQVVRNFDLLILWQALIDLFQYGYNYFTRLVPYIIVAPLYFAGKTDLGTITQAYVAFMQVLGALSLVTNQIQQISSFAAGVNRLGAFEEVLTQHQMHWGKPSPNGRIQTEEANQLRIHKMTLLTPNSEQELVRDLTVHLAPDERLLIVGASGVGKSSILRAVAGLWTNGSGVIVRPAIDEMLFLPQRPYMVLGTLREQLLYPKNDERLTDAQLQRVLEQVNLGYLTARFNWDEILDWPTVLSLGEQQRLAFARLLLYRPRYAILDEATSALDVANERHLYQQLQATQVVYLSVGHRPTLVDYHQKVLELLGEGRWQMWSADDYRAKLMQRVG, encoded by the coding sequence GTGACCAACCGGGTACCTGCGCCAATGGAAACGTTTAATTTTGACCGCCGGCTATGGCGACGCTTTATCAAAATTGCCCAGCCCTATTTCTATCCCCTCGAGCCACGACTCAGTTTCTGGGCGTTTGCTGGCTTGCTGGGGGTGCTGCTGGTAACGGTAGTGTGCGTGGCATTTTTTGTGGTCGTAGGAGCGACGTTGGCCGGACAAGCCCTCGCGCCAGAAATGGTGAATAAATATGCCGGGGGTCTGGTTAAACAGGTGCAAAAACTGGTGGCCTCGCCGGCGTTGGCTTGGGCGATCGGGGGATTGGTCTTCAGCGGGGTGTGTTTTGGGTTGGCGCACCGGGCGGTATTGCCCCGCTGGCGACAGTGGTTGTTGCTGGGGTTACTGCTGTTTTTGTCCTTTGCCGTCAACGGGGCCAATGTGTCCCTGAGTTACATCTTTCGCTTTATTGATACGGCCTTGGGGGCGAAAGACCAACCGACATTTTGGTTGAATTTGACGCTCTACGGGGTGTTGATTATTGCAGCCATTCCTATTCTGGTGGGGTATCGGTACATCCGGTTGAAGTTGGGACTCTTCTGGCGGGAATGGCTGACGCACCATTTTCTCCAGGAATACTTGAGCCACCGGTCTTATTACGAGTTGGATTCCAATTCCTCCCACACCGAAATTGACAACCCTGACCAGCGCATTTCCGAAGATATTCGTTCCTTTACCTCGGTCACGTTGTCATTTTTGTTAGACATATTGGATACGGTGTTAACGCTGCTGTCGTTTACGGCCATTCTCTATAGCATTTCCAAACCCTTGACCTGGGGGTTGATTGTCTATGCCACCGTGGGGACGGTCATTGCGGTGCTGGCCGGGCGGCGGTTAATTAAAATTAACTACGACCAATTGCGGTACGAGGCGGACTTTCGCTATGGGCTGGTGCATGTGCGGGACAATGCCGAATCCATTGCCTTTTACCGGGGCGAACCCCAGGAGTTGCAACAGGTCACCCGCCGTTTTGCCCAAGTGGTGCGCAACTTTGATCTGTTAATTCTCTGGCAGGCGCTGATTGATTTGTTCCAGTACGGCTATAACTATTTCACGCGGCTGGTGCCCTATATCATCGTCGCTCCGTTGTACTTTGCCGGCAAGACGGACTTGGGGACGATCACCCAGGCCTATGTAGCCTTTATGCAGGTGCTGGGGGCGTTGTCCCTAGTGACCAACCAGATTCAACAGATTTCCAGTTTTGCCGCCGGTGTCAATCGTTTGGGTGCGTTTGAAGAAGTGTTAACCCAGCATCAAATGCATTGGGGGAAACCCAGTCCCAACGGTCGCATTCAAACTGAAGAAGCTAACCAATTGCGCATTCACAAAATGACGCTGTTGACTCCCAATTCAGAACAGGAGCTGGTGCGGGATTTGACAGTGCATCTAGCGCCCGATGAGCGGTTGCTGATTGTGGGGGCCAGCGGCGTGGGCAAAAGCTCGATTCTGCGGGCGGTGGCGGGTCTGTGGACCAATGGCAGCGGCGTGATTGTGCGTCCGGCAATTGACGAGATGTTGTTTTTGCCCCAGCGGCCCTACATGGTGTTGGGCACGTTGCGCGAGCAATTGCTCTACCCCAAAAACGACGAGCGCCTCACCGATGCCCAATTGCAGCGGGTCCTGGAGCAGGTGAATTTGGGGTACTTGACGGCGCGGTTTAACTGGGATGAGATTTTGGATTGGCCGACGGTTTTATCCCTGGGTGAGCAGCAGCGACTGGCGTTTGCCCGCTTGTTGCTCTATCGCCCGCGCTATGCGATTTTGGATGAAGCCACCAGCGCGCTGGATGTGGCAAACGAACGGCATTTGTATCAGCAATTGCAGGCGACCCAGGTGGTGTATTTGAGCGTGGGCCATCGCCCAACCCTGGTGGATTATCACCAGAAGGTGCTGGAACTCCTGGGCGAAGGCCGCTGGCAGATGTGGAGCGCTGACGACTATCGGGCAAAATTGATGCAGAGGGTGGGCTAA
- a CDS encoding serine/threonine protein kinase has translation MSYCLNPDCPRPSHNPPDALVCEACGSSLLLQGRYRALRPLGQGGFGRTFLAIDEDKPSKPRCVIKQFLPMAMDAQAYAKASELFQREAVRLDELGHHEQIPKLYAYFEQDQRQYIVQEYIDGLNLAQELQIYGPFSEAKALQLLQDVIPVLEFIHDRQVIHRDIKPENLIRSSATGKLYLVDFGAAKFAPTSSMTSLRTIISSAGFTAPEQMVGKAEFVSDLYSLGVTCVHLMTGRSPLELYDMAHDGWVWQNYVAQPVSEGLARILNRLLERATRKRYQSATEVRRDLELLAPRSTTPTLVAPKGATPPPNSAPAPKKITLPLPQRPDKGTRPAEIPTAPTWECVCTLGPYSNWVTSVSAVQSVGLGIVMAAAGKDGILRVWQLSGWNQGTVTPTPLWSYTYTAPLLAVQFTPDARYLVGGGEDRTLRVWEVNKGKIVQTLGGLFAKHSSPICAVAVSPDGRLVASGSEDKTIRVWELSSGKCLATLTGHSSHVRTLQFTADGFFLVSGGWDNAVVIWEPVSGRCLRTLSEPFRFGDNGFNAVALSADNQWLATGNENRLLHLWDFNRGEQVFCFPEQKSAVTALTFSPRGNILVSGNRDGLITTWDMVLRQQRDTLKGHSKPITSLAFTPDGQLLVSGSRDNSVRIWRQPL, from the coding sequence ATGAGTTACTGTTTGAACCCCGACTGTCCTCGCCCTAGCCACAACCCGCCGGATGCCCTTGTTTGTGAAGCTTGTGGGAGTTCACTGCTACTGCAAGGTCGTTACCGCGCGCTGCGACCCCTGGGCCAGGGGGGATTTGGGCGCACCTTCCTGGCGATAGACGAAGACAAACCCTCGAAGCCTCGCTGTGTCATCAAGCAGTTTTTGCCGATGGCGATGGACGCCCAAGCCTACGCCAAGGCTTCGGAGTTGTTCCAGCGCGAGGCGGTGCGTTTGGATGAACTCGGGCATCACGAGCAAATCCCCAAGCTCTACGCTTACTTTGAACAAGACCAGCGCCAGTACATCGTCCAGGAATATATTGACGGGCTGAACTTGGCCCAGGAATTGCAAATCTACGGCCCCTTCAGCGAAGCGAAGGCATTGCAACTCCTGCAAGATGTAATTCCGGTGCTGGAGTTCATCCACGACCGCCAGGTGATTCACCGCGATATCAAACCGGAAAACCTGATCCGCAGCTCGGCCACCGGCAAGCTCTACCTGGTAGATTTTGGCGCGGCGAAGTTTGCTCCCACCAGCTCCATGACCAGCCTGCGCACAATCATCAGCAGCGCTGGATTTACCGCCCCGGAGCAAATGGTGGGCAAGGCGGAATTTGTCAGCGACCTGTACAGCTTGGGGGTGACCTGTGTGCACTTGATGACCGGGCGCTCACCCCTAGAGCTTTACGACATGGCCCACGATGGCTGGGTGTGGCAAAATTATGTGGCCCAGCCCGTGAGTGAAGGACTAGCGCGGATTCTCAACCGGCTGCTAGAGCGAGCGACCCGCAAGCGTTACCAATCGGCGACGGAAGTGCGACGGGACTTAGAATTACTTGCCCCCCGTTCCACCACACCCACCTTGGTGGCTCCTAAAGGGGCGACGCCCCCGCCCAATTCGGCGCCGGCTCCTAAGAAAATCACCTTGCCCTTGCCCCAGCGTCCAGACAAGGGGACCCGCCCGGCGGAAATCCCGACAGCGCCCACCTGGGAATGTGTCTGCACTCTTGGCCCCTACAGCAACTGGGTGACTTCGGTCAGCGCGGTGCAGAGCGTGGGACTCGGTATCGTGATGGCTGCCGCTGGTAAGGACGGTATCCTGCGGGTGTGGCAGTTGAGCGGCTGGAACCAAGGGACCGTCACACCCACGCCCCTATGGTCCTATACCTACACAGCCCCCCTGCTGGCGGTGCAATTTACCCCCGATGCCCGCTACTTGGTCGGGGGAGGTGAAGACCGGACGCTGCGGGTGTGGGAGGTGAATAAGGGGAAAATCGTCCAAACGCTAGGGGGACTCTTTGCCAAGCACAGCAGCCCGATTTGCGCGGTAGCCGTCAGTCCCGATGGGCGGCTTGTTGCCAGCGGCAGCGAGGACAAAACCATCCGGGTGTGGGAACTGAGCAGCGGTAAATGTCTGGCGACCTTAACCGGCCACAGCAGCCATGTTCGCACGTTGCAATTTACAGCCGATGGGTTTTTCCTGGTCAGCGGCGGTTGGGATAATGCGGTGGTGATCTGGGAACCGGTGAGTGGCCGTTGCCTGCGCACCCTGAGCGAGCCGTTTCGCTTTGGGGATAACGGGTTTAACGCCGTCGCCCTGAGCGCGGATAATCAGTGGTTGGCCACCGGCAACGAAAACCGGCTGTTGCACCTGTGGGATTTCAATCGGGGTGAACAGGTCTTTTGCTTCCCAGAGCAAAAAAGCGCCGTGACCGCCCTAACGTTTTCGCCTCGAGGCAATATCCTGGTCAGCGGCAACCGCGATGGTTTGATTACCACCTGGGATATGGTGTTGCGCCAGCAGCGGGATACGCTTAAGGGTCATAGCAAACCCATCACGAGCCTGGCGTTTACCCCAGACGGCCAATTGCTCGTGTCGGGGAGCCGGGATAACTCGGTGCGCATTTGGCGACAACCGTTATGA
- the cofH gene encoding 7,8-didemethyl-8-hydroxy-5-deazariboflavin synthase subunit CofH — translation MATTVMISRILARASQGEAISPADAYALLTADYPVQALQQAADHLRRTLVGDPVSYVVNRNINFTNICEQHCGFCAFRRDAGQPGSYWLTPEQIIAKVQAAVQQGATEICMQGGLNPQARRHGTTLGYYQHLVALIKTTAPQVHLHAFSPQEIQFISRQDGVSIAYVLRALQDAGLDSMPGTAAEILVDEVRRVICPEKIDTETWLGIVREAHRMGIPTTSTMLCGHIETPAQQVAHLERLRALQQETGGFTEFILLPFVGAQAPAPLRRRVGRDQPDLQATLKLTAVARLFLGRWVQHHQPSWVKLGLDGAVQALQWGCDDIGGTLMEEHITTMAGAKGGTAKTVAELQAAITRIGRPYWQRTTLYQPCQQPANLIG, via the coding sequence TTGGCGACAACCGTTATGATCAGCCGGATTTTGGCACGGGCCAGCCAGGGGGAAGCAATCAGCCCTGCCGACGCCTATGCACTCTTGACTGCGGATTATCCGGTGCAGGCGTTACAGCAAGCCGCGGATCACTTGCGCCGGACGTTGGTGGGAGACCCCGTGAGCTACGTGGTCAACCGCAACATCAACTTCACCAATATTTGCGAACAACACTGCGGGTTCTGCGCCTTTCGCCGGGATGCGGGCCAACCGGGAAGCTACTGGCTCACCCCAGAGCAAATCATCGCCAAAGTGCAAGCGGCGGTGCAACAGGGGGCGACCGAAATCTGCATGCAGGGCGGGTTAAATCCCCAAGCGCGCCGGCACGGAACCACCCTGGGCTATTACCAACATCTCGTAGCGCTCATCAAAACCACGGCGCCCCAGGTGCATCTCCACGCCTTTTCCCCCCAGGAAATTCAATTCATCAGTCGCCAGGACGGGGTGAGTATTGCCTATGTCCTGCGGGCGCTCCAGGATGCCGGTCTGGATTCGATGCCAGGGACGGCGGCGGAAATCCTGGTGGATGAGGTGCGGCGGGTCATTTGCCCCGAAAAAATTGACACCGAGACCTGGCTGGGGATCGTACGGGAAGCACACCGTATGGGAATTCCCACCACCAGTACCATGCTCTGCGGGCATATCGAAACGCCAGCTCAGCAGGTGGCCCATCTGGAGCGCTTGCGGGCGCTGCAGCAAGAGACCGGAGGATTCACGGAATTTATCTTATTGCCGTTTGTGGGGGCGCAGGCGCCGGCTCCGCTGCGACGGCGGGTGGGACGCGACCAACCGGATTTACAGGCAACCTTGAAACTCACGGCAGTGGCGCGATTATTTCTCGGGCGGTGGGTGCAACACCATCAGCCCAGTTGGGTGAAGTTGGGTCTCGATGGGGCGGTGCAGGCGTTGCAGTGGGGGTGCGATGACATCGGTGGGACGTTGATGGAGGAACACATTACTACGATGGCGGGGGCCAAAGGCGGCACCGCCAAGACAGTGGCGGAATTGCAAGCTGCCATCACCCGCATTGGCCGTCCCTACTGGCAACGCACCACCCTGTACCAGCCTTGTCAGCAACCGGCAAATCTGATAGGGTGA
- the alr gene encoding alanine racemase has protein sequence MERVSGPCDPDPQARAWVEIDAQALAANTQAIRRYLGAQTELLAVIKADAYGHGAVTVAEVVLAHGATWLGVATLGEAIQLRRAGIEAPILLLSGVNTAAEVAALLYWRVEPTLAMGEQVFLFAQAAQSLGQTLPVHLDVDTGMSRLGIPWSQAADWVRLVYQTPGLRLASLYSHLATADDPDPQFVYTQQQRFEHVIQQVRRWGLPLPKLHLANSAGMLLDRQLHYDMVRVGLALYGYAPAPHLAGILPLQPVLQVRARITQIKDIAPGTGVSYGQRFIADRPMRLATVAIGYADGVPRALSQQLTALIAGRRVRQVGMITMDQLMLDVTEVPHAQVGQVVTLIGADGDQWITAEDWARTLNTITWEVLCGFRHRLPRVLGKLPAPLVQEVS, from the coding sequence ATGGAAAGGGTGTCCGGGCCGTGTGACCCTGACCCGCAAGCCCGTGCCTGGGTCGAGATTGACGCGCAAGCCCTGGCTGCGAACACACAAGCCATTCGCCGGTACTTGGGTGCCCAAACGGAATTGCTTGCCGTTATCAAAGCTGATGCCTATGGTCATGGGGCGGTCACCGTCGCGGAAGTGGTGCTGGCGCATGGAGCCACCTGGTTAGGCGTGGCTACCCTGGGAGAAGCCATCCAACTCCGCCGGGCGGGGATTGAGGCGCCGATTTTGTTGCTGAGCGGGGTCAACACTGCTGCTGAAGTGGCTGCCCTGCTGTACTGGCGGGTGGAACCTACCTTGGCGATGGGGGAACAGGTGTTTTTGTTTGCCCAAGCGGCCCAGTCCCTTGGTCAAACCCTGCCAGTGCATCTGGATGTGGATACGGGCATGTCGCGTCTGGGGATTCCCTGGTCACAGGCGGCGGATTGGGTGCGCCTAGTTTACCAAACGCCGGGGTTGCGGCTGGCCAGTCTCTACTCCCACCTGGCAACGGCGGACGACCCCGACCCCCAGTTTGTTTACACGCAACAGCAACGTTTTGAGCACGTGATTCAACAGGTGCGGCGCTGGGGATTGCCCTTGCCGAAATTGCATCTGGCCAATTCCGCCGGGATGTTGCTCGACAGACAACTGCATTATGATATGGTGCGGGTGGGGTTAGCTCTGTACGGCTATGCGCCGGCGCCCCATTTGGCGGGCATCTTGCCATTGCAGCCGGTGTTGCAGGTGCGGGCGCGGATTACCCAAATCAAGGACATTGCGCCGGGGACCGGCGTGAGCTATGGGCAACGGTTTATTGCCGACCGACCGATGCGCCTGGCGACGGTGGCGATTGGCTATGCCGACGGAGTGCCCCGCGCCTTGTCCCAGCAATTGACCGCCTTGATTGCTGGGCGACGGGTGCGCCAGGTGGGGATGATTACCATGGACCAACTGATGCTGGATGTGACGGAGGTGCCGCACGCCCAGGTGGGCCAGGTGGTGACGCTCATCGGTGCCGATGGCGACCAGTGGATTACGGCTGAGGATTGGGCCAGAACCTTGAACACCATCACCTGGGAGGTTCTGTGCGGGTTTCGGCATCGGTTGCCGCGGGTGCTGGGGAAACTGCCGGCGCCCTTGGTGCAGGAGGTATCCTAG
- a CDS encoding glycosyltransferase family 4 protein, with protein sequence MRILCVSTPVGPLGSGLGGGVELTLRNLATALQQRGHAIQVIAPAGSVLPGVPLVEVPGVCQPFAQNQQREAAITMPAGNVLGRMWWEARRHPCDIAINLAYDWLPLYLTPFFDRPVVHLVSMGSLLAAIDTILAELLATHPHCIAMHTRAQAATFGEAIAQQVTVVGNGLDLNAYTFCEQPEPVLAWVGRIAPEKGLTDALTVARQTGYPLRIMGAIADRSYWHQVCQQFPEALDYYQGFLPTTEMQAQLRTCLALLVTPHWVEAFGNVVMEALACGVPVIAYASGGPAELVRHGETGWLVTPGDVAGLAMAVEQVRHIDRRRCRQQAEQEFSLTAFGQRLEQWLHQNLSTSQ encoded by the coding sequence ATGCGCATTCTCTGTGTGTCCACGCCGGTGGGGCCGTTAGGTTCGGGTCTAGGCGGCGGCGTCGAATTAACGCTGCGCAATCTGGCAACGGCTTTGCAGCAGCGGGGACATGCGATTCAAGTCATTGCGCCTGCCGGTTCGGTATTGCCGGGCGTGCCCTTGGTGGAAGTGCCGGGGGTGTGCCAACCCTTTGCCCAAAACCAGCAGCGGGAGGCGGCCATCACCATGCCAGCGGGAAATGTGCTGGGGCGGATGTGGTGGGAAGCCCGTCGCCACCCCTGCGACATTGCCATCAACCTGGCCTACGACTGGTTGCCCCTGTACCTGACGCCGTTTTTTGACCGGCCAGTGGTGCATTTGGTGAGCATGGGGTCGCTGCTGGCGGCCATTGACACGATACTGGCGGAATTGCTGGCAACTCACCCCCACTGTATCGCCATGCACACCCGTGCCCAGGCGGCCACGTTTGGGGAAGCGATTGCGCAGCAGGTGACGGTTGTGGGCAACGGCCTGGACCTGAACGCCTACACCTTTTGCGAACAGCCGGAACCGGTGCTGGCCTGGGTCGGACGAATTGCGCCGGAAAAGGGGTTGACCGATGCCTTAACGGTGGCGCGGCAAACGGGCTATCCCCTGCGGATCATGGGCGCTATCGCGGATAGGAGCTACTGGCACCAGGTATGTCAGCAGTTTCCCGAAGCGCTGGATTACTACCAGGGGTTTCTCCCAACGACCGAGATGCAAGCCCAGTTGCGCACCTGCCTGGCGTTGCTGGTCACGCCCCACTGGGTGGAAGCCTTTGGCAATGTGGTGATGGAAGCCCTGGCCTGCGGCGTGCCGGTGATTGCCTACGCCAGTGGCGGGCCAGCGGAACTCGTGCGCCACGGGGAAACGGGTTGGCTGGTGACGCCGGGGGATGTCGCTGGTTTGGCGATGGCGGTAGAACAGGTGCGGCACATTGACCGGCGACGGTGTCGGCAACAGGCGGAACAGGAATTTTCCCTCACCGCGTTTGGCCAGCGATTGGAACAATGGTTGCACCAAAACTTGTCTACAAGTCAATAA
- a CDS encoding insulinase family protein, whose amino-acid sequence MFAPAGFLLQSDESLALTQPPTIQVLPNGVTVIAQRLPGATVNFSLWVGCGSQHETDDQNGMAHFLEHMVFKGNDRIPLGHFEQRVERVGGMTNAATSQEYTHFFVTTAPQDFPDVAPLLVDLVLRPGLAAEEFDRERQVVLEEIRRAQDMPQRRLMQRVLSLGFAGLPYARPVLGPAEVVAQLTPEAMRRFHQQWYSPERLTAVVVGDLAVENLLEVVVPCLTPWRTHDPAPQCVFPTPVCPLVHDEEMVDDVEQARLVLSWPVPGLRDFQTVCALDALAMVLGQGRTSRLVWELRYERGWVTGITVQNMSFVHQGLFWIGVQAPVQHIPAVTEVIREHLARLATELICPEELALLRRRVTSRFIFANETPAERAGLYGYYQTVLGDISLGLGYPGTVASLQASVLQQVAQTYLVPERMSRVVMRPRA is encoded by the coding sequence ATGTTTGCGCCCGCTGGTTTCCTGCTGCAGTCCGACGAGTCCCTTGCCTTAACCCAGCCCCCCACGATTCAGGTTTTGCCCAACGGTGTCACAGTCATTGCCCAGCGCTTACCAGGAGCAACGGTGAATTTTTCCCTATGGGTTGGTTGCGGGTCGCAGCACGAGACCGACGACCAGAATGGCATGGCCCACTTTTTGGAACACATGGTGTTTAAGGGCAATGACCGGATTCCCCTAGGGCACTTTGAGCAGCGGGTGGAGCGGGTCGGAGGGATGACCAACGCCGCTACGAGTCAAGAGTACACCCACTTTTTTGTGACAACGGCACCCCAAGATTTTCCCGACGTTGCGCCCCTGCTAGTGGATTTGGTCTTGCGCCCTGGGTTGGCTGCCGAGGAATTCGACCGGGAACGCCAGGTGGTGCTGGAGGAAATTCGCCGCGCCCAGGATATGCCCCAACGGCGGTTGATGCAGCGAGTGTTGTCCTTGGGGTTTGCCGGTTTGCCCTATGCTCGGCCCGTGCTGGGTCCAGCGGAGGTGGTGGCCCAATTAACCCCAGAAGCCATGCGCCGGTTTCATCAGCAGTGGTACAGCCCGGAACGGCTCACGGCGGTGGTGGTGGGGGATTTGGCGGTTGAGAACTTACTAGAAGTGGTGGTGCCCTGTTTGACCCCCTGGCGCACCCACGACCCGGCGCCCCAGTGCGTGTTTCCCACGCCCGTTTGCCCGCTGGTGCATGACGAGGAAATGGTCGATGACGTGGAGCAGGCGCGGCTGGTGTTGTCGTGGCCGGTGCCGGGGTTGCGGGATTTCCAAACGGTGTGTGCCTTGGATGCGCTGGCGATGGTGTTGGGTCAGGGGCGGACATCGCGCCTGGTGTGGGAGTTGCGCTATGAGCGGGGCTGGGTGACCGGGATTACAGTGCAGAATATGAGCTTTGTGCATCAGGGCTTGTTCTGGATTGGGGTGCAGGCGCCGGTGCAGCATATACCCGCCGTCACTGAGGTGATTCGGGAACATCTCGCCCGCTTGGCGACGGAACTGATTTGTCCCGAGGAATTGGCGCTGTTGCGGCGGCGGGTGACAAGCCGGTTCATTTTTGCCAATGAAACGCCAGCCGAACGGGCGGGTCTGTACGGGTATTACCAGACGGTGCTGGGGGATATCAGCCTAGGGCTAGGGTATCCGGGTACGGTGGCCAGTCTCCAGGCGAGTGTCCTGCAACAGGTGGCCCAAACCTATCTGGTGCCGGAGCGCATGAGCCGGGTGGTGATGCGTCCCCGTGCTTAA
- the sufC gene encoding Fe-S cluster assembly ATPase SufC: MTVATPEIATQALLTIRDLTAEIEGTPILKGVNLTVKPGEVHAIMGPNGSGKSTLAKVLAGHPDYTVTGGEVWYRGQNLLELAPEERAHLGLFLGFQYPIEIPGVTNAEFLRLACNRRRQARGLPELDPLDFDDFIQEKLKVVQMDSAFLSRSVNEGFSGGEKKRNEILQMALLEPDLAILDETDSGLDIDALRIVANGINQLIHPHNSVILITHYQRLLNYITPHYVHVMEGGRIVCTGGPELAQELEARGYDWLREAGDGD, encoded by the coding sequence ATGACGGTTGCCACACCTGAAATTGCTACGCAGGCGCTATTAACGATTCGCGATTTAACCGCCGAAATTGAAGGGACGCCCATTCTCAAAGGGGTGAATTTGACGGTTAAGCCGGGGGAAGTTCACGCAATTATGGGGCCAAATGGGTCAGGAAAAAGTACCCTGGCCAAGGTGTTGGCGGGTCATCCGGATTACACGGTGACGGGGGGAGAGGTCTGGTATCGCGGGCAAAATTTACTGGAGCTAGCACCGGAGGAACGGGCGCATTTGGGCTTGTTTTTGGGATTCCAATACCCCATCGAAATTCCGGGCGTGACCAACGCCGAATTTTTACGTCTAGCTTGCAACCGGCGTCGCCAAGCGCGGGGGCTGCCGGAGTTGGACCCCCTGGATTTTGACGATTTCATCCAAGAAAAGCTGAAAGTGGTGCAGATGGATAGCGCTTTTCTATCGCGCAGTGTGAATGAGGGGTTCTCCGGCGGTGAGAAAAAACGCAATGAGATTTTGCAAATGGCTCTGTTAGAACCGGACTTGGCCATTTTGGACGAGACGGATTCCGGGCTGGATATTGACGCACTGCGGATTGTCGCCAATGGCATTAACCAGTTGATTCATCCCCACAACAGTGTGATTTTGATTACCCACTATCAACGCCTGTTGAACTACATTACCCCCCACTACGTGCATGTGATGGAGGGGGGACGGATCGTGTGCACTGGTGGGCCGGAGTTGGCGCAGGAGTTGGAAGCGCGGGGGTATGACTGGTTGCGCGAGGCTGGAGATGGGGACTGA